One part of the Arthrobacter sp. EM1 genome encodes these proteins:
- a CDS encoding SRPBCC family protein: MNPTNIRHHQESVTVQASAETLYDLVSDITRTGEWSPVCTSCWWDDAVNAGQLGAWFTGRNELPHRSWETRSQVVAAERGREFAWVVGGSLVRWGFALTPADTGTTLSESWDFLPGGIAMFEEKYGDGANVQITDRTQQALDGIPKTLAAIKRIAESIAASEEAQS; the protein is encoded by the coding sequence ATGAATCCGACAAACATCCGCCATCACCAGGAGTCCGTAACGGTCCAGGCATCAGCCGAGACACTCTACGACTTGGTCTCTGACATCACCCGCACCGGCGAGTGGAGCCCAGTCTGTACCTCGTGTTGGTGGGACGATGCGGTCAATGCCGGCCAGCTCGGTGCCTGGTTCACCGGGCGTAATGAGCTCCCGCACCGGTCCTGGGAGACCCGGTCGCAGGTGGTGGCTGCCGAGCGCGGTCGCGAGTTCGCCTGGGTGGTGGGTGGCAGCTTGGTCCGCTGGGGCTTCGCCCTGACTCCAGCAGACACCGGGACGACCCTGAGCGAATCTTGGGACTTCCTGCCCGGCGGGATCGCCATGTTCGAGGAGAAGTACGGTGACGGCGCCAACGTCCAGATCACCGACCGCACCCAGCAGGCGCTCGACGGTATCCCGAAAACGCTCGCCGCGATCAAGCGGATCGCCGAGTCCATCGCTGCAAGTGAGGAGGCCCAGTCATGA
- a CDS encoding sodium:calcium antiporter has protein sequence MESFPLALLLLIFVAAAAVIWSAGIQLSRQTDVLDVRLHLGSALGGLILLAVATNLPELAITFSAAAAGNIGVAVGNILGGIAIQTVVLVVLDVFGTKGKKPLSYQAASLTLVIEAITVIGVLGVVIAGSQMPAGLVAFRLTPAAVLIALIWLLGLFLVQRSQKSLPWHGQGHAPASQDKPQGHSKTARAGGTKASGTGKSMLIFLVAAAATLGAGVVLERSGEAIAGHIGLSGVLFGATFLALATSLPEISTGLASVKQGDYRLAFSDIFGGNAFLPVLFLAAVLISGKPVLPQAHATDIYLTALGILLTLVYMLGLIFRPAHKILGMGVDSLVVLVLYLIGVAGLFAVASTG, from the coding sequence ATGGAATCTTTTCCGCTGGCGTTGCTATTGCTGATTTTCGTGGCTGCGGCGGCCGTAATCTGGTCCGCCGGGATCCAACTGTCCCGACAAACCGATGTTCTTGACGTCCGCCTGCATCTCGGATCCGCGCTTGGCGGGCTGATTCTGCTGGCCGTCGCGACGAATCTGCCCGAGCTTGCGATCACCTTCAGTGCGGCTGCGGCGGGGAACATCGGCGTGGCTGTCGGGAACATTCTGGGCGGCATCGCCATCCAGACGGTGGTGCTGGTCGTTCTGGATGTCTTTGGGACTAAGGGCAAAAAACCGCTGAGTTACCAGGCCGCATCACTGACCCTGGTCATCGAGGCAATCACCGTGATCGGCGTACTCGGGGTGGTGATCGCCGGAAGCCAGATGCCTGCGGGCCTTGTCGCGTTTCGCCTCACTCCTGCGGCCGTGCTGATAGCTCTGATCTGGCTGCTCGGCCTTTTCCTCGTACAGCGGTCCCAGAAGTCCCTCCCGTGGCACGGGCAGGGCCACGCCCCCGCTAGCCAGGACAAGCCCCAGGGTCACAGCAAGACAGCTAGGGCCGGCGGAACCAAGGCTTCGGGGACGGGCAAGTCGATGCTGATCTTCCTTGTTGCGGCTGCGGCGACCCTCGGCGCAGGGGTGGTGCTTGAACGCAGTGGGGAAGCCATCGCCGGACACATCGGGCTCTCCGGTGTCCTCTTCGGGGCAACATTCCTTGCGCTCGCGACATCGTTGCCGGAAATCTCCACCGGCCTGGCCTCAGTGAAGCAGGGCGACTACAGACTGGCCTTCAGCGACATTTTCGGCGGCAACGCATTCCTACCCGTCCTGTTCCTCGCCGCCGTCCTCATCTCCGGCAAACCCGTGCTGCCCCAGGCGCACGCCACCGACATCTACCTCACCGCCCTCGGCATCCTTCTGACCCTGGTTTACATGCTGGGACTGATTTTTCGGCCCGCACACAAAATCCTGGGAATGGGTGTTGACTCACTCGTCGTCCTCGTCCTGTACCTCATCGGGGTGGCAGGACTGTTCGCCGTGGCGTCAACGGGTTAG